ATTCGTTCATATTCGCACGTttgttcatatccgcggatatcagtcatatacgcattttaaacGGACcgatgttgaggcacgaacgacaactctgctggagaatgttatcaatgctaatcagcgagatatgccgattagaaaaaccGAGTTTTCTCAATCGgattggctcggtcttttacatagctcgccattgtgaagaattttttcatggtatgataacttagacgagctgctgaagcagcatcgtcaaaaaggcaattattataaatataaactgaAAAGTTATCAAAttctattataatattttacacaaTAAGGCGTTTGCACAGAAAATCGTGTTCTTGGAATATATCTCAATGTTGAAGTTTAAGCATATGTAATTATATGCAATATCTTACGAAATGAAAGGCAATCAAGACCCGAGAAGCACGGAAAATTGACACAATAATTTAGTATCTGTATTTAAAAGATAAGAAAAAACACCTTGCAGCCGCCATACAATGTATTTAAACAGGTCACGGTAGCGCCGTGGATATGGTGTGCGTCTGGCGATTAGGAGGTCGCATTTTGGATCTGGAAGCGTTCATAACATCCTGCTGCacaaaagtactggttctacaaaGAAAACGGGCTTCAGATAGTCCCAAGTTTGCGTTTGCGGTCGACGCTTTAATTCGGAAATGAATAATTTTACACTAAGATACCTTGTGTTTTGCGTGAAGGACGGCTAGATGCAAGGCTGCGTAGTGCGTCATACGAAGTCGGTGTGCTAGCGTGATAGCCTGGAGCTGGTACTCACCCTCTGTGAGTATGTGATGGGAAAAACATTATGAATTATATTGGTTGTGTTGCTACGAACGTCATACGTAAATGCTGTATGTTGAAGCAAGATATCAATTTAGTATGCTATATTGTATATGCCACTTGTATCCTAAAGTAATGAGTCTCACGAAAATGCGAATTTCTCTCAGTTGCCACGTATTTAGATGATTTATGTACCGAAATTCAAGGTCGAAATGTTTGTGATGCAGGCGAGTTTATTTTTTTCCACGTATTTGCTATGTTGTGACGCTTTTTTAAACAATGGGATAAagcgtttattaaaaaaaagctttGTAACGATGCCTGAATGCGTAAAATTGTACTGAAATAGCTTTTACTGCATACAAGCTTAAAGACAAGCTAAAGGTCTAGTATTTGGATACATGTATATAGCTTCGAATGGTAGACGGATACCCGTCCCACTGCGAAGACGAAATATGGTCAAACACTCACCTGTGAATTTTGTATCTATGTCAAAACCAGAGCGCAGAGTCTCGCCAATCATGCTCAGGTTGTTGTACCGAATGGCGGCAAACAGGCTTGGTTCACCGTCAGGGATTGCTGCTTCCGTGAACATGTCGTCGAGGTCCACCGCCGGTTCCGGATCCACCGTAAGTTCCCCGCTAAGCAGCTCCGATGCATCATCCCCACTGGCGGCAGCGGTAGGCTGTCTGGCTGACATTACCTCACATCGCTTGCTAACAGCGCGCTGTGTTTAATCAACCAAATCTgtgttacaaatataaaaagtttactataacctttcaacaaataaataacaattaaagaATCACTCACGATTCACATGTACATTATACACCTACTGAATACTGTTACGGTCATCGTGATCAGCCGCAGAGTATCGCCCTCATTATAAGCAacatgaacaacaacaaaaacaccgcCATTTATCATCATAATCCTCATTAACAATACCACTATCCCCGCTGTTATCCCATCGTCTTCGTCGTCAAGACTTTTCGTCATAAGCAATACTTCAGTTATTTGACATGTGTATTCCTCATACTTCCATGATCAAAGCGAAACGATTATTATTGATGATTGCGAAATTGATAATCCTGTGATGAAATAAATGCTGCTGATTATGCTGAtgctaacaatgatgatgatgattatgatggtgctttgctgctgctgctaatgatgatggtgatgatgatgatgatgataatgatgatgattacggtggtggtggttgtaatgatgatgatggtggttgtggtggtggtgataatgatgatgatgatgatgatggatgatggtgatagtgatgatgacgataataatcctgatgctgatgatgttgattatgatgatgattgtgatgatggtgatggtgatgatgatgatgatgatgatgatgacgacgacgacaacgacgatggtgatgatgacgataatgatcctgatgatgatgttgattttgatgatgattgtgatgatgatgatgagacgacgatggtgatgatggtggtgatgattcTGATGATtctgatgatggtgatgacgatgaggatgatgaggaggaggaggaggaggatgatgaggatgacgatggggatgatgatgacgattgatgatgatggtgaggatgaagtgacgatgatgatgatgataaatataaCTACGTCGATTTAAGGCAACGACAATTTATCAATTATGCTGATGGTAAGGATGACGTAAGGATGACGATAGCGCTGTTGGAACTGTTGACATGAGGATAATCTAGGCACAACCTAAGTGTGTTTCTTTTCACACTATATAAATGTATCTACCACTTCAACGCACCAGAGGTGTTGACCAAAAATcgtaacaacattttttttttgaaaaccgaCTTTAGGTTTACACCAAAGTGCGCTACTACAGTTCCCTCTGTTTACAAGTAGCGAACAACAGTAATGCCgccagcgctttgattataatcAGTTCTCTCAGAACACAATTAAATTGAacaaagcgaaaaaaaatgctaTTCATCGCATTTCTTTCAGTTATTTATAAGATTTAAAGCTTGCTTATCAGCTACTTTTTATAAGCTAGAACGTATTTCTTCAACAAATATATGTCAAGAAAGAAGTGAATGCAAATAATTCACGACTAAAAACTTTCGGAAATATTTCACTTCGCAATATGGATCTGAAATGCATAGAAAGATGACAATCAGTAAATAATACCAGACTTTCGTAGCGGATTGCTTCAGAAATCATGTATAATAGTGAAACATATCAGCTTCtttattaataattatcattCACTCAATATCGACTGGGTGTAGTGTAACCTACTCAAACATACACCTGTGTTGAATGCATCACTATAAACGTATTAAACAAATTAGCCTCAGTATTaacaaagtatacatattaacTGTCTAGTATagcatgaaaaaaacacatattattatgCATAACCAATAACTGAATTACATGGTAAAAGGCATGtaatatttaacatgtatttgcAAAATGTTCTTATTATATAACATTACCGACCATTCTCAAAAAAATGCTAGCTTAACCTCTTTTCACACTGAATTACTATAAAAATAAGCAGGCCGCATTAATTAACTTAAACAAGACGACTACACCGAGCTAAAAACTGTTTAACTAGTGTTTTTTTTGAACCTATAAGACTGGACACTTACCGTGGCAGTGCCACTGGCACAGAGCTTCCTCTTGATAGTGTTTAACTACTGATGTGTAGCCTATGCTTATATTGGCTACACTCTAATATACAAAATTTATGTTCAAACACTTAAAGATGAACTTTGCAAACGTGCAAATAAAGCTGTGCAAATTAAGAATTTCAATTATATAATTCAAGTAAACAACATTCATGAATATGTGCGTTTGTAAAATTGTTAAGCCTGTACATCTTCAGTAGTGACCTGATAAGATTAGATGTCAGGGTTAAAAAATAGGACGACGTATCTGTAGTAAAGAATACtgaatgtttataatttaaatttgacATATCTTGTTAAGTCTATAGGATTACCGGAAAGGTAACTGTAACGACAATTATCATTATTGCATAATTCTAACAGTGCAATTTAGTATTACTTCAATATGTGTATCTTAGGACATTTCTCTTAATATTTTCGATCGAAAGACCAAGTATGGAAGCGCGTTTGAGCCACGacatgtttaagttttttattaCGTGATCATATTATCCGGATATATTATAAAGATATCACATGTGATACACTTGCGAGTCTAAGTCATCATAAGGAACGTAATTAACATTCAATCAATGTAAATTACAAAGGGCTTAATGAGAAAAAGTTCAAGTAAATTATCTGTGATGTCTGGAAAGTTCCCGTGTGCGATTAAGATGTCTATGattatgtttaaaatgataaGATTGCTTTCCAGGAGAAAACGATGTCAAGTTTGTTGGGTCGGAAGGGGACGAAAGTGACCAACATACTTCTACCTGAATATGATTATATTGTGGGTAAGTGCTGTAGTAAAAATGGCAAATATGTTACATATAGAAGTGTTTTTTTCAGGAACTACGAAAAATATTATCTCTAATGCACAAGGTTAATGCGTGTGTATTTCTGTAGAATATCATAACAGGCAAtatttataacgaaaaataatcgACAAATTGGGGATTTTTGTGTAATCAGAACATAATATGTATTCGGTAActtaaacatatatacatgttccTCATAACATCATcgatttaataacaattattaaaaccAGACACCGTAATCTTTGTTAAATAATGAAGAAAAGTGCTGTTTtttgtagtttttgtttattataaattatccTTTAAACGTTCCGTTTAGAGATGATTATTATAGCACGGGGCTTACCAGCAATCCAACGagtgctcattgggtcattgtcgacctaaaATGGCTCgaagtcaccctggggtgactagaagccgattcatgtcaccctggggtgacttcaagccgattctagtcacccggtcggcttgaagtcaccccagggttacatgaatcggcttgaagtcaccctatggtgacaagaatcggcttctagtcacccgaggtgacttcaagccatttcaggtcgacaatgacccaatgagcattgggtcattgtcgacctgaaatggcttgaagtcacccgggggtgactagaagccgattcttgtcaccctggggtgacttcaagccgatgctagtcacccggtcggcttgaagtcaccccagggtgacatgaatcggcttcaagtcacccccgggtgacttcatgtcatttcaggtcgacaatgacccaatgagcccaACAAGTAGACATGTAAGTCGATACTAAATGAAATATCCTGTTTATAATCGTGATTACAATCTCTCCGCCTTTGTATAGTTGGCGCGGGGTCCGCTGGGGCGGTGGTGGCTGCCCGCCTCTCGGAGGACGCCGGAAGTAGCATCTTATTGCTGGAGGCCGGCGGCGACGACTACGGCGACAAGATGGTGGCTGTCCCTTTGATGTATGGGGCCCTTCAGCGCACCCATCGGGACTGGATGCTGTCAGTTGAGCCACAAAAACACGCCCTGAAAGCGTTCAAGGGAAACGTATGATGACTTGTAAAATTAAACATTGTTATGCAAATAATTATATGAACAGCGACGATAAACTGTGTCAGACATCACTTCACCACCTTGAGATTTCAATCATTGTACGCTTCCTTTTCTCTAACTTCATAACTTTAAGAGGACTTTGCAGTACCGATGAAGCGATTTGTTCAAATTAAGATATTTAACTGTGTGCtctttttatataacaaaataaggACTACTGTAGAATTTGGTTTGTTTGCACAGCCATTCATTATTGTAGCATGGTTAACATTTACGGTCTATCATGCTTCATAATTTTAACTTTAAAAGAAATGCCCATCACAAAAGTTGTTAAAAGTTATAAAGGATATTAATCGTTAAACAGCGAAATTACTATCCGAGAGGGAAGATGCTTGGAGGAAGCAGTAACCTGAACGCGATGATCTACGTGAGGGGGTGTCGCCTGGACTTTGACAGGTGGGCGGAGCTAGGCTGCGAGGGATGGAGCTACGAAGACGTCCTGCCCTACTTCCTGAAGTCAGAGGCGTTCGTTGACATTAACAATGGGGACTCAATCGTGGAGAAAGGTCTTAGGAAATAaactataaattgttaacttatgaTTTCATTGAATTTAAATGACTGCTGTTTTGCATGAAAGCGCGGTCAACGAACTTATCTTGAAGTGATACGATTAATAAACCAGCACATTTCCAAATATTGTGAAAAGGGTACCATATATACATGTGTTGGTTTAGTTTTTGAGTTCAAACACTGAAAACCAATCAGGCATGATTGTTTGCTAAACTTCACTTCGCTTACGTGGGTTATTCTCTAGTTGTGTATATGAGTTTCCGTGTAGTGCTCATTGCTATTGCTCACCCTCTAGACTACCACAACACGCGCGGTCCACAGGAAGTGACTCGGTTCAGCCCGTCCTCACTGTCCCGGGTGTTCCGCTCCGCCGGTGAGGAGCTTGGGTACAAAACCGTGGATTACAACGGCCGCGAAATGATAGGTATACTGGCGCAGTGCATAAATTCCCATATATGGACGATGTTTTTATGATGGCTGCACACTTGTAAACAATTACAgcatacattatatatatttttaataaggttCACTATTTTTTTGCTGCATGCATTTCGATACATTTTTCGACTTTTTGACATATggaaaatattttgcaaatttacaGGTACAAATAGTGCAAAAACTGAAAACGAAAGTTACTAAATCCGGCATCCCTTTTTGAAAAGCACAAACTTATTGGAAATAATGTGTGATCATTTTAATCagtattttttaaagcataattATTAGGTACTAAAGTCGGAATTACCAAGTGGTGTCGTGTTAAGTTTTGCTTCAaaaggtcccgggttcgaataaAGAATCAAGGAATATGTTTATTCAAACTTAATGATGCATAACGATTCCGTAtccatattatatttttttaattaatacaattaataaacttccttttaaaaataagaatatCTTTGAAAAAGTCCATTATGTATCATAGCATCATTTATCAAATGTAATGGTCAACATATCGTACCGTATTCGAaaactttttatgttattaattagtcCGACGAGTTTCGCTTTCTAATAAGTATGGTTTTCCTTTTTAGCAGTATGGCCACGTGTTCTTATTATGGTTAAGTATGGTCAAATGTTTGCTTTTCTGTGCAGTATTGGTACGTGTTTCAGACGTTTTCTATGATATGCATTTATTGTAAATtgcaaatataattaatattgacaCATATAGTTGCGACCTCTATGCAGGGGTTTCGCCGTCATTCACGAATGTGACCAAGAATGGGCTGCGTGCGAGCACTTCTCGTGCCTTTCTGCGGCCAGCAATGGACCGTCCCAATCTGCACATATCCATACACTCGCACGTGGAGAAGGTACTCCAGTCCCTATATACCTTGTGCTGTTTATGATAGTACAATAACAACTTCTTTCACTTTCACGTaaacgctgtattctgactaaaTAATACGATCACGTGACTAGCTGTTTTTCATTCCCGATGAATACTGAATGCAAATTCGAACGTGAATATCCATGACCTACTTCTGTTTCATCAACAAATTGCATCAGGGCGTCAATATTTTGAGCGAAGCGTATTCACGTTGTTTTTCATTCGTCCTTAGCGAAATAACGTCAGAGTTTTTCTCCAGCGTCAATGATATACTGgaaatgaaaacataattaaacTAAACCCATATGCCAGCGTATAGAAATCCGCTATGGCCTTTGAGAATGTGGACATAACATGTAATTTTTGTCTTTTTGGTTGTAATATTAAGTTTTGAATAGAATTTTTCTGCATCTCATCGGTATAGTGTCGGGAAAATCACGCTTATTTTATGCTGTCGGCGTCTGAAGTCTTATGAAAATGGCGATATTTTATTGGCAGTTCACAAGAAACTTGAGTTTACCTCCAGAAGTGCTTAAACTAGGTTGATTAAACTCGGTGTGTGGGTAGAGGGCAGTTTGAAAAATATGTACATTCTGTACAGTGTTTTTGTTCCTCGGACAAACATGTGATAGTGTTGGTAACAGAAATAAATAAGTGAAAACTAAACTTATCTTTATCACATCTCAAATGAAACTGGATGTGTTTATAAAGTGTCTTATGGTCAATATTCACGTCATTTCAACTTTTTTCGTCAGACAAAcgttatttatttctatgtttacataaattattgaaaacaatatatgaACCCTGAAACttacttaaagcgagattatacgatttttatatgtgttaaattgtaatatattgcaatttatatgttacaataacacaaaataggcaaaaagtATACAtcgaagacgaatttcataaaatgcagcaaagacaaattagcgccccgagccgattgtgacgaaaatatttcgtacataatttcctacaattcctttattaggatcagagttagtgttcgtgtgtcgtatgaataaatatcgctgcaggaatttaaaatgaaccgttaaactaaatttagattcacatcgtacatgcatgatatacatgctggcgaatttgactgtacagacattttcgatgtcagaattaaatatctgtttttcctaacttttattttaatttatattgaaatatatttatagtaagtgttattttacacattttatataaattcataaatatttcacaaaatcgtataatctcgctttaagctgTGTTCATGAAACTAACGGAGAGCCTGTTCGTACTCCCTCAACATTATCCTGGTAGGGAACTACTTTTTGTGGTAAAGCTCTTGTGTAAGGGTTTTCTAGAGGGCTTCGGAGTAAGCCTACATGTGTCTACGCAGTGagtaaatgtaaaacaattgTGGAAAATCTTCAATTACAACATGCCATAAGTGGTTTAAGGCAAATATTTAGTGCTTCCACTTGAAAATTCTTTTAGGTACTCATTGAAGGCAGTCGTGCTGTTGGTGTTTTGGTAAAGAAGGATGGACGGGAAGTCACCGTCCGATGCCGTAAGGAAGTAGTTATCTGCGCAGGCGCCATCATGAGTCCGCAGATCCTGCTGTTGTCAGGCATAGGACCTAGGCAACACCTCGATGAAGCCAAGGTGGGGTATACAAATGTTACGGAACTTTAATGAACCAAACCTCTAAGAGCACCAAAAAGTTTCGACGAAGAAATACACATTTGCTAAATGCCTTATGAGTCAATGTTTCATTGGTGGCTTTAGTTAACGGTGGATCTATTTCTTCTCGTCCAGTCATAAAAAGAAGCGTCGCTATCAAAGCAGAATATATATAATTGTTGCAgtgttcggtataaggagaacttatactgccttgctaaacgagctagcttttatagcggcgacgcggtagagtgtctgcctgatttggaatcGGGAGGTCCAGGTTTCTATCCCCATGGTGGTCGAGattttttctggctgggttacattggcgcccaacgtaaTAAACTCACCATCTATGTCAGACGTCCAACAGATGTCATGGCAATAggaaattcgtggaagaattttATAATCGGAGGGTGTGTGTATCAGCaggcagggttcggtataaggagaactaatactgccttgctatatgagctagcctttatagcgacgcggtagagtgtctgcctgaatTGGAACCGGgatgtcccgggttcgatccccatagtGGTCGGGAATTTTTCTGGCAGGGTTACATAATAATTACTAATTTAATGCATGCAGTGTCCAGTTAAAAATTAGTTCCAAACATGCATATTTCTTAATAACCTTTTAAATCTTGTTTGCATGCGCATACCGTTCAAACATGCAATTAAATTGTATGCAATTTAGTTCATGAGCACTTATATGTAGCGAAACTTGAAAACCATCACATTGTAGACAAATGTCGAGGCTCCTTTAAAGACAGGTGAGGCATTCGATATCGTTTGGTCAGCGTTTACAGAAATCAGTGTTATATGTTTAGATCCCGGTGCTGAAGGAACTTCCGGTGGGCGAGAATCTGCAGGACCACCTGTTCGTACCCGTGACATCTCCGGTCACGAGTACCGACTTGCTCGCTAGGAGCACGTTGCTTAACCC
This genomic stretch from Dreissena polymorpha isolate Duluth1 unplaced genomic scaffold, UMN_Dpol_1.0 chrUn117, whole genome shotgun sequence harbors:
- the LOC127864105 gene encoding L-sorbose 1-dehydrogenase-like encodes the protein MSSLLGRKGTKVTNILLPEYDYIVVGAGSAGAVVAARLSEDAGSSILLLEAGGDDYGDKMVAVPLMYGALQRTHRDWMLSVEPQKHALKAFKGNRNYYPRGKMLGGSSNLNAMIYVRGCRLDFDRWAELGCEGWSYEDVLPYFLKSEAFVDINNGDSIVEKDYHNTRGPQEVTRFSPSSLSRVFRSAGEELGYKTVDYNGREMIGVSPSFTNVTKNGLRASTSRAFLRPAMDRPNLHISIHSHVEKVLIEGSRAVGVLVKKDGREVTVRCRKEVVICAGAIMSPQILLLSGIGPRQHLDEAKIPVLKELPVGENLQDHLFVPVTSPVTSTDLLARSTLLNPLNILKYLWSGGGWLRVSPITELAFFRLGSATPPGMPDIQFHVVPSAQEKGVRDRTEKMFDYKDEIFTDYLASGAKIFGSRQGFSISVTLLHPKSTGTVRLNVVDPKGPPLVDPNFLARQEDVDIFVKGIREAQRFLDTKAMKAIGAESRNIERAYKPILWQHAYDSDGYYGEYVRHFAHNVYHPTSTCKMGAIDDPTTVVDSQLRVKGFSNLRVADASVIPEVISGNTNAACVMIGEKAADLIRGIDSVRQFRKPLFSKL